The genome window ACTAACCaattgataagtttttttttttttttgttacgtgAACTAATTGATAAGTTTAGACATAGCAATTCAAGATAAAAACAGTATTTTTATTAGCaatgattttaacttttaagagaACTAGCTAaaacttttaatgtttttattctttttattgtttaatacttttaattgttttgaaaattaagcatttttctataatatctaattcaatgtttttattttattaattaatgggATCCATATATGACTTTTGACTTTGACTAAACTTTGGTTGACATTGattgaaataaatttcatatGGACAGAAGTTTGAGATCTCCTAGTGATAGATGGATAATCAGTAAGGTGAAATCCACATCAAAAGTAAAAGGTGAGgagtatttgtaaaaaaatattctaacacTTCTAAACTaggatatttttaataaatgattgTCTACTAAAGTGACATTAATTGCTTTTATAGTAGTCTAAGATGAGATGTATTTCTTAGCACGAGGCCAAGGCATCCTAGTGGTAACAAAACTAAGTTTTGATGTAGCAACTAGACAACTTTGCTCGAGATCTATGTATGAtcttctatttataattatattacaagAATCTATACATTTTAGCATTGGCTTTAATCAActattttgattaataataGAGATAGTCCATTACATGGATTGAGCTTCAAGTCCTATCCAAAATATTAACCAATACTTTGAAACAATTctttatactttaaaaaaaaaaaaactcacttcCCACAgttatcaaatcaaaattaaaatactatcatattaatatatagtAGCACAAGATACATAGAAAAAATAGTAGCATATGTTTTTAATAGTTTAACTATGACACaatcatacaaatatataattatatgaatGCTTTGTTTCCAAACATATCTGTTGATTGTGTTTCAATGACGGGTAAGACAGTCAAGCTACATGCACTTGTTTGGTTCGATCGTTTAGCTGCTCTTTCTAAGAGGGGAATGTAAATAGAAAACACCAAATGGGAAAAGCCTCACGGGTCTTTATTGGATAACAAATAGTTTGAAATTTTGGGATTtgtttcaaataataaataacttgatttaaaagaatgaagttaatatttgtttttgttgcttTGTTTGTCCTCTTGATATTTTGTAACTTAGTTGCTAAATTTGCCTAATTTTTTCTTCATGAGTCCATTTTTTTATGTAGAAAGAGaattatatactaataatatagaatattttacacaattaatcatttaatttaatcacaATTTATCCTATATCATAAATTAGTtaacttaataattattttaataattatacaaacattaatttataattgaatgataattcaaaattatttttagacccTTAATATAtaaccattaattttttttaagaaagtaaatataagttcttttttaaattcagaaacttttagttaattaaaattaggaTAACATTCTTCTTTTTCTAATCCCACCACCCAACCAAAATAATACCACTAAAATTTAGATATAGTAccaaacataatatatatattttttgctaaACCAAACATAATAATTTTGACATGACCTAAGAGATGTTGAACTACAAATAGACCTACAAGAACAAATGGTTAGAGCGTAGCTTGCACGTCTTCAACAAAACTAGTTAGGGTTGTCATTCTGCGTATTTCTCTAAAGACATGTGATGATTGAGTGGCACATGCATATTCCgtgttagtatttttattttatttatttctgtgTGGAGTGCAATAATAAACATTGCTttttgagaagaaaacaaaaaggtaCAAATGGAAGCCGTGGATCTGCACAATCTGCATGTCTGCCATTAttcctattttatttataatttagctGAATAGTTTGGTGATTCTTTTCTGTCGTTTGGGcccattttattcaaaataaataaataaaaataggagGTGGAATATAAAAGTACTCATCTTATTTAggttttggaactttcaaacaTTTTGACTTGCTTTGCTGCACAAACAAAGATGTTTAGCATTTTAAACAACGGAGACActgtttaattaattactaattgtGGGTCTGATTTGGTTCTTAGTCCTTAATTTAATCGCTAACGTTGCACGTGTTGACGGTTGAAAACTTTATATTCAAAGCATCCAGAAATCTTCTACCACTAGTTTTTTTAGGTCACCAATTTTGAAATATCATTGGGTCATTAATGGTCGTCAACTATGTGgcttaaaaaatactaacaatAACAAGTCTACTTTTTTTCTCCTCGTTAGTAATGAAAAAGTAATtagtttatgtttgttttctagttttaagatttatttattttcaaaaacaaagctTGTTGGGCAAGAATGATtccttcaaattattttaaaaaataatatatttcattattgttttttaaaccaaaaaaccAATGCACctgtaagttatttttttatacaacagtatatataaaacacaactagtatatatattataaatcaattaatcaacaccatgttttgttttttttttttacaaaaaaaaataaaaaatcaacactAGGTTTCGGGTCATGCAatctatttcattatttttctatacatcaaaataaaaatatatatatgaaaaacaaTGTTACATAATCCTTCAATTAGCATTGAAAAATCTTTCAAATTAGTCTCTCAAGGTTACTAAAATAAATCAAcatataaaattgataaattttcaatactttagagattatttatataatttcattatttcacAAGCCAGAAACTAATTATTGTGCAGACTGAGCTTGTGAAGTATGGAGCATCTCATGATGATGCCTTGCTCCCTTGGTATCACTGGCCTCCTCAGTTAGCTTCCATGTTACTGACGGATGCTTTAGAAGTCATTCATTTGATGTTGTAAactttttgttttctgcttTGCTTTTAGCTTTCGGCCCATGCATAGAAAAAGATATAATTTCATTACTTTAAGCTGTTTAGGAGAGAAGATTATACTTTAAGAACTTCATTAATGGTTTACTTAAACAAGCatcattaatatgaaatttgttcaagtaaaatatttaaaaaatatctatacAAAATTTTGATTAGGTTTGGATTACATTGAATATATGAAATCAATCTGTTTcagtcttcttttttttttttagcttttatacatttttaagctcaaaataattttatattgaactataaatgaaaaaatatataatgatgtttattttatttttacttattattttcaGTTGATGAAAAAACTGTTTTTCTAATTtccttaacaaaaataaaagtaataccCTTTTATgagttcaaataaaaatatatcaactaaaattaaaatacaaaatcaaataCTTCTAAATATTATCCTTGatgaattaatatgaaaaagggggaaaattaaaaataaagattaattataattattaatgaaaatgataatTTGGAATTTTAATaatctataaataataaataaatttacattattaaaaacacataattaattttttcattgacatttaaactataatttttttagaagaacattttaactataatttattctttttaaatcaCAATATCTTActttagaaaacaaaagaatttaTGACATGACTATGTTGAGTCGTCGTGGACCACGTTAAAGCGCAgggttgaaaaatattaaaaataagttcAATAAACAGAGAAGAATATGATGACTCATCACTTCCGTTTGTAGTGAGAGTGTACATTCTAGAATTACTCCTCAGCCACTACCCTAAcagtcaatatttttttttggggtaAGGTGAAAAAAATGGGAGAAAAAGAATAAGTATGGCTAACCATTTATGATcaaggaattaaaaaatattcattaggtaaattatagaaaaatataaaaaaaatcataaataatattattttttgtcttttaataaaaaaaatttacttttaagtttcttaatcagtattcttaaaatattaagcTTAAcagagttataaaaaaattacatactgTGAAcactattatatataatgaaaataaatggctaaaatatttaaatgtctccgtttacaaaaaatatttcaaactcaaccatgaaaattgaaatgaagAATTCGCCATTTGAATTCAATCATGTGTCATTGATCATGCGTGGGAGTCACACACATACAAAAGCACTAAATCAAGACATCATCATCTATATAAAGCAACCAATAAAATCATCTTATGTTATGTTGCTTTTCTCTACTATTACTACAAGGAATTGATGACAGAAATGGCAGAAGGGAGCTCTGGGTCTTATTACTAACTTCCACAACTCTCAACGTATATGGCACTAACACAAAAGTAAGGAATTGTTTTTAAGAATGCAGAAATGGCATTGAAGGAATTGAAGATAAATGCTAGCTGTATATAATAATCTTTCTGCTCACCAGTTTGTAGTTACTCATATATGAGAAAAGGATAACCGGGTATGACATTCTCTTAGGTTGGCATTGTATAAGCTACCTGAATGTGATTCAGGTGTTTATTAACTTTACAAGTTACAATATCATAAACCACATAAATAAAACTTTATCAGTATAGAGTGCATGTTATTAATAGGATGAATGATCACCAATACTCTTTCCTAAAAAAATTGACTAGTTATGAgtctctttttttaaattatattttgtttatacatAAGGTTGGAATTCAACACTTTACTTAAAAGATTGGAACATTCTTTCTATGCCCACCCAGAAATTTAAATtactatattataattaagacaTTAATGCTAATGATACAACTTGACtatcatatattattagtataaattatCATCAACTTTATGAATATTCAAACtttatgaatatttaattaaaaaacttgtcTAATCATCTTCAATGAAATCTCTCCTCCCAACTATATTTTATCCATACATAATTCAAACCGCCACCTTACTTAAAAGATCTGAGTCTTCTTTTCATGCCCACTCATAGATTTTCATTACTAGTTTATAATTAATGCTAATGATACATGAGATGAGGTATAAAATTTATGATGCCAGCCGATGTGCATGGCCGTTCTTAATGGACCTCAGGCCCACCTCTCCATCATTATTCCGATGTGCATGGCCGTTCTTAATGGACCTCAGGCCCACCTCTCCATCATTATTCCGATGTGCATGGCCGTTCTTAATTGGATCCGTTATTATGaatttgaataatatatatctCGACAATTAGCTGCTTGCTTGCAAGCAACactcatcttttttttatttttatttttatgcaacAACACTCatctttgatgatgccaaaatgTATTATGTCCATATATTAAATACGTATATATAGTTAGctattattatgatattttatagaaaaattccttatttttaagtaattttattctcatttttagaaaattatttgttaactaAGATTTCCTCAAATTTAGATTATTTGTCCTTATGGTTATGTACTATTTAATACATATTACtatatttaaatctttaatatatatatatatatatatatcatattcaaTAATCATGTCCCAGATCATGCAATGTATATAGTCCCTACATCTCTCCATTTGCATTGACTTGCACTAGTTCAACTTAAATGTGGTGTTGCAGAGGTCATTTACTCCTTTGTCACAACCAGAATTTTTGTTGGTTTTTATCTTGTGTGTGATCACTCGCAAGATGAACCAATGCTTCTTTATGTGTTTGCTGAGAATCATCTTCTAGATAAAACAATCCTCCACTTTGTTTACCACTGCCAATCTTTTCCTTGATATGGATGTTCTGAAAAAGACAATGGGTAGGGAAAAACAAAGCAACACAAGAATGAGATTTAGTTAATTTACTGACTGAGAGAAGATTACAATTAAATGTAGGAACAAATAAGAAATCAAGGACTGATATGGAGGGTGAGAGAGATACAGTACCAACACCTTCAATAGGAGATGAAACTTCATTGGCATTAGTAATGACAATTTTAGAAGACCAGGGGAAAGATGAGTAAATGTATGAGGATCACAAGTCATATGGTCAGCAGCACCCATATCAATTATCCAATCGCTACTCCCAGTAACAACGGAAAGATTAATGACAGAGTTAGATATACCTGACTTGATCACAAATCCAGCAGCAGTAGCAATTTGACTAAGATTTTCTGCCTTGTTATTGGAGGTTGTTTTGCCTTTTGGGTGCCAATCTAGATAGCCATGAAGTTTGGAGCATGTTTCAATCACATGATTATCTCCATTACAATGGCTACACTTGGGGactcctttcttggaagacttCTTGACAGCAAAGGCAGTTCCTTCAATAGAGACACTACCAAGCATTGCCTCTTGGTGATTTGCCTCAGCACAGACAATTGTATAAACTACTTTAACGTTTAGAAGTGGGGTGGTACCAAGAATATGGCCACCAACTCCATCCAAATGTGAATCCAGACCagccaaaaaaacataaacccGTTGAGAATTAACCGTATTGGTATATTTCTCAACATCTTTAGTGCACTCCATGGTGCAATATGCAATAGCATCATATTCTTGCCATAGCCtctgtaattttttaaagtaatcacAGAGCCACCATTTTGGTGAGTAGAAATTACCTCATGGTACAATTGATATGCTCTTGATGCATCTTGGTTGACTGAGTACGTCTCCTTAATGGTCTTCAACACATTTCACAATTAACACTCATCCTTTGATACttacaagaaaatatttaagcTCGGGTTTGTCAATACTAGACTGCCTATGAAATAACTGGATATGCTAGCTACTTGAACTTTACATTCTATTGAAGTAATGTTAACGAAAAGTTTTATGTTTTACTTGTGTTAAATGTAAACCAACATTTGTTGCACAATCTTGCTCTgtcaaaaggaaaaataacGATGACAAAATTAGCATTCTagaaataatttctaaaattaatccAATCCAAacacattatatatattatttttctttgttttataatGCTCTTCAGAACCTTGGACTGCGAAAGAAGAGGCTAGcttcttttcacttcttttgAGTACATGGAGAGCCTAACTTTTTATTTGCGTAGAAGGAACCGAGATGTTAAACCTGGCTAGCCTACCTCTAATTATGATCAACCATTTTAGAAGAACGATGCCAATGCAACAATTCCAGATGGTCTTAGTGAGTCATGCGACGCAGcatggtaaaaaaaatcctGACGTCGAACTGCTGTATATGAACGAAGCATTGACAGTAGATATAGAAATACAATTCAGAGGTGTTTGTGAAAACAAATGAATTGTTTGTTCCCTGTTCAAAATTTAATGccaacaagataaaaaaaaaacttaacattGCAACATGAAGCAGGCAATACCCAACAACATTAGAATAGTAGAGATAAGAGGTTACCTGGTATTTTCTCTTGTTCGATGGTCTAAGAGGAGCTTCAACCAGTCCACCAAAGACTGCTCCTTTACGGTCTCCAACAACCTGGAACAAAATAGTTGATATTGAGAACCAATCCATGAATGAAGAGAGCAGAAATTAGAAATTAGTCTGATTAAAGGACACAATAATGCATATATCTTTGGTAATCCAGATAAGAGCAAGCAAacccataaaaaaataacagaattccAAGACATGCCTTTATAATTGGATAGCATAACCTTCTAAGCAGCAAGCTTACAAACATGGAACTTCAACACATAGTCATCTTAAACTACTGCATTCTACTATTGTACTATTAATTagaatgttaaaatttatttgatatacAAACTACGCTGCAATCTCTGTGGAACTTGATTATCATTTATAGCTCAAATCTAAAGGCAAGAGAATTCTATTAAGGTACCACAACCATATGTCAGTATCCATTTGTTCCGCaagtttcaataataaaaaaaaaggtctcTGTCACCTAATGTAATAGTTGTTTCTTTCTGCTTCTGGCAAGTTCAAATTGGAAAAAACCATGAAAGTTTTAAGTTGGAAGTAAGCATGACGTAAAACCTATCTCCAATTCAATGTATCACTCCATTTATCAATCAAATAAAGTCCAAGCAGTCATCAACTAGTCTACAAAGAAAGAGGGAAAAAAGAAGTGTATTTGACTGTTCctacttgtttattttatacaaaagaATTCGCAAATGCAGAACATACACAACTAATTCACAGATACATGTATAAGATTGATAACACAAGGTCAATGAAGCTGTACCAGCAAGCTCAGTCCAGGCCAAAACATGCTTCTCCGGTAAAGAGTTGAAAGTGATATACCATGCTTCCAAGTGCTgcataaaacaaaaagataaacacACAAACATTAACGAACAACAAGAGTTTTGAACTTGTAGACTCAACAGCAGAATCTTGTATCAGCCAAATGCCAATGAATCCTCATCTTCATCCTTAGACATGTATACCTGTACAGCATAAGCCATTTCCGGCCGTGAATAAGTGCCGGCAGTGAAGCATACACCACATTCCTCACATCCTCAGAAACGAGCATTGAAGGCTCAGAAATTTCAGGCAGGTGATCACCAATCCGAGCCACAGCCACAGCCACAGGCGTTTTCACAATGTGCTTCATCTCAACGCCTTCATCGGTGTAATTACCATCCTTGTTGCGAAATCCGCCCATTCTGGCAACTTGGTGAATGGCCCTACCAAGTGAGTGCTTGCCCCTGGAAAACAAACTTTTCTTCACAACAAAACTTTCCTTTGTGGCAGAGTCATCACCTGCCACCATCATTCTTCTCATCAGCTTCACCAACCTTATCCCCGGAATCCGAAGTAGACAACAAAGAACAGAGAAACGCAGTGAAGGATGAAGTATCAGGCCCATCAATTgttacatcatcatcatcatcatcactacCACCCTCTTACTCaccctcttcctcctcctcttcttcttcttcttcttcccactGAACAACAATCATGTTGATTTCACAAAAACGTGTCTAAAAATTACTAGTAAGTCAATTTTACGGATAAATACTCAAATCCGTCGTTTAAAAAATGAGGCATAGATAAACCTgatgaaaagatgaaaaattaaaattaaatgtaaaaagtatgataaaataattctgtaaataatttaatgataaatttatttttaaattttataacttaatattaaattgattattaatcattacaatttaataatataatgatttcataaaattatcaataagattaatttatgatattttttactcgtttttatactaaatttatatttatcaatttattacTATATTACACTTTTCAAGAAGTATGAATTTAGTTATTTAGCTATTCAAGCCAATTTTACTTATGTTAATCACGAACAGTAAATAAAAGGACTTCATGGCGCaacaaagttttttatttatttatgaacatAGTAAAATATAGTAGTTAAAGTTGTTATTACTTGTTGATGCAAGATTGATTCAAACAGAGAAGGATTTCTTGTCAAAGCATACcctcaattgttttttttttttgacagaaaaaCATACCCTCAATTATGTGTCCATGACCATCTCTAATTAGAATAATTGAATCAAGTAGACAATGAAATTAGCAGAAGGATGACTTGGGCACATAAAAATGTTTAtagtttgacattttttttaaaagaaaaaaaaaaggaaatggcTTATCTTCTTTATTTGTAATTATGTTCGGTCATAATGTAATAATGGTTTATCTTACGTTAGACAATACTAGTACCTACAACTCTACAACTTATGCTTCATGCGTAAAACAtgttattaatcaatataaatacAGTTTTATTTATCACCAAATATGTGAGTAGACTAGCATAAAATTGTTCTCTCTTAATCTTGAGATTTGAATATGCAACTATCTTAAATAATTAGAAAGAAAATGTTACCATCTATAACAATCCTAcccaactaaaataaataaataaatccatTTCATGCAACTTTAATCTTTTAAATGtctttttattaacttttattctCGTAATTAAAAATCTGTTCATGCTTCATATACTTCATGGTTTATAATTTTTGactaaattatttgtaaaaataagcaaattaataatttaaaatttggcaTAGAACCACTTACaaaaactataattaatttgaaattgcaAGCTATATTGCGAGAAATATTGTGGAAAAAGGTTAATAAACTCAAAACAACTCAACGtcaaaagatttattttatcaaaaggtTAAGAATTTCTGTATGAACTAAAAATACAGTGCattctaataattataaactaatatataatCATAAAATGACAGATGAAAGTTTAATATTGTATAATTACCAGAATGCACAAGACATAATTGTCCTGTTTTCTATTCTATCCATTTCACTCTGTCAAAATGAAAAGCTTACCCAAGGGTCATACTAGATTTATAAAGGtcatacatattaaaaaatgactCCTGAATATTCCTAAAACACGTTATTCACAAGGACGTGCTCAACGGTGCTTCTTACCACCACCCTTGttactatttttcttcttaccACCTTTCCCTTTCCATGCATTGGACATATTAGTTCCAGTTTCACGATCTCTTGATGGTGCTGAATTTAACAAATGCTTCACATTGAGTATGCCATTTCTAAAATGACCTTCACTTGATTTCAGACCCCTGTTCTCTGGCTTGTGCTTCCCAGCAGATCTTTTACTGCTACCACCAAGTTTTCCCCCAAATTGTCCAAGAATCAAACGCTAAAAGCCACCAAGTGGTCagtacatatttttatatatgaataatGTCAGTAACAGACAGACAGAAAAATAACCGGGGGATAAAAGTGGGGAATGATAGAAATTAATTACCTCTTGAAGCATTTTCTGCTCCCTCTCCTTTTGTTTCTTCATCATTGGTCGTGCCACACTTAAAGGTAATCTCTGATTCTTTTGGGGCTACATATGGGAATATGATAAACAGTAAGAAATGCGTTTCCTGAGCATCTTTGATATTTGCATTGGCACATGACAAACAAAATAGAACATCAACAATAGTCCTCACCTTCCCACcaagagaaacaacatttctATTTTCAATCTTTTTGCGTTCTTTCCATGACATATGTGAGTAGCCTggaaaataatacaataattagCAGCCATTATAAGAAGCAACCGTACTACCATATTTGCTGGACACAGTGGAAACTGGAAAGACAAACAAAACCAGGTGAAATGGGTATGGTtaccacaaaattaaaataaaggacCAAACATTTTCTTATCTTTCAAACATCCAATATGCGAAAAAACCAATTTTAGCCCACATACTACTCAACAATTTCTAAGTAACGCTCATATATTTCCAACAACAAAATACTCAAGAACATTTATACAACTGGCAATCAACTATACAATTAAACCCTCTAAATAATCCCGGTTAAGAAAGCTATAGTCATAGATAACTGCAgatattaacataaataaaagtTACACATGACCCTAAATGTTACAAGAGAACATGAAAGGACAGTGATAAGTTACAGCCATTGCCATGTATCCTAATTAGAAGTTTAGGTTGAGACAATTTCAACTAAGAATATTGTTTGCACAAAAAAGAAGAGACTATCACATCTATCCAGCCAGTAGCCACATAAATCAACATGGTGTTTTAAAATCAAAGATTTCAGCTACCA of Glycine soja cultivar W05 chromosome 1, ASM419377v2, whole genome shotgun sequence contains these proteins:
- the LOC114409641 gene encoding uncharacterized protein LOC114409641; this translates as MECTKDVEKYTNTVNSQRVYVFLAGLDSHLDGVGGHILGTTPLLNVKVVYTIVCAEANHQEAMLGSVSIEGTAFAVKKSSKKGVPKCSHCNGDNHVIETCSKLHGYLDWHPKGKTTSNNKAENLSQIATAAGFVIKSEHPYQGKDWQW
- the LOC114409650 gene encoding uncharacterized protein LOC114409650 — encoded protein: MGKMHKNRKQAGGHGTPREETDMQEQEMDIRKIMKDVENFSYSHMSWKERKKIENRNVVSLGGKPQKNQRLPLSVARPMMKKQKEREQKMLQERLILGQFGGKLGGSSKRSAGKHKPENRGLKSSEGHFRNGILNVKHLLNSAPSRDRETGTNMSNAWKGKGGKKKNSNKGGGKKHR